A part of Corynebacterium afermentans subsp. lipophilum genomic DNA contains:
- a CDS encoding MFS transporter, translated as MTTSVEYHPAPQPAAPAALRETTPEERRRVRLASTIGTTIEFYDFYAYATAAVAVFPFLFFPKSESSTVALLSSFATFGLAFIARPLGSVLFGHFGDKVGRKATLVGALLTMGIATFVIGLLPTYAQAGIWAPALLALMRFCQGLGLGGEWSGAALLSTETAAKGRRAWAGMWPQLGAPFGFLLANGLFLILVTVLGHTSGDFEGAFMAWGWRIPFLLSIVMVIIGLWVRLQVEETPVFQQVEQNDQKAASPLTEVFKTAWKPLIQGTFIMVGCYTLFYIVTTWFLSYGIGSAEEGVGLGIEYPTFLKLQLVCIFGFILGIPVSAHLADTYGRRPTLGLTSVAIIVYGLSFKWLLNPETFTMVSLGIFLFIGMILMGFIFGPMSAILPELFPSNVRYTGSGIAYNVSSILGAAIAPFIATALNAQYGPKAVGYYLVVVTAISLVAILSAHETKDQEMHEI; from the coding sequence ATGACCACCAGCGTCGAATACCACCCCGCTCCCCAACCAGCGGCACCCGCCGCGCTCCGGGAGACCACCCCGGAGGAGCGCCGCCGCGTCCGACTCGCCTCCACCATCGGCACGACCATCGAGTTTTACGACTTCTACGCGTACGCCACCGCCGCCGTGGCGGTGTTTCCGTTCCTGTTCTTCCCCAAGTCGGAATCCAGCACGGTTGCGCTGCTGTCCTCGTTTGCCACGTTCGGCCTGGCGTTTATCGCCCGCCCACTCGGCTCGGTACTGTTCGGCCACTTCGGCGACAAGGTCGGCCGCAAGGCCACCCTCGTCGGCGCGCTGCTGACCATGGGCATCGCCACCTTCGTTATCGGCCTTTTGCCCACCTACGCGCAGGCCGGCATCTGGGCCCCGGCACTGTTGGCCCTGATGCGCTTCTGCCAGGGCCTGGGCCTGGGCGGCGAGTGGTCCGGCGCGGCGCTGTTGTCCACAGAAACGGCAGCTAAGGGACGCCGCGCCTGGGCCGGCATGTGGCCGCAGCTGGGCGCGCCGTTCGGTTTCCTGCTGGCCAACGGCCTGTTCCTGATCCTGGTCACAGTACTGGGCCACACCTCCGGCGATTTCGAGGGCGCGTTCATGGCATGGGGCTGGCGTATCCCGTTCCTGCTGTCGATCGTGATGGTCATCATCGGCCTGTGGGTGCGCCTGCAGGTTGAGGAGACCCCAGTGTTCCAGCAGGTGGAACAAAACGACCAGAAGGCCGCCTCTCCACTGACCGAGGTGTTCAAGACCGCTTGGAAGCCGCTGATCCAGGGCACGTTCATCATGGTCGGCTGCTACACGCTGTTCTACATCGTGACCACCTGGTTCCTCTCCTACGGCATCGGCTCCGCGGAAGAGGGCGTGGGCCTGGGCATCGAGTACCCGACCTTCCTCAAGCTGCAGCTGGTGTGCATCTTCGGCTTCATCCTGGGCATCCCGGTCTCGGCGCACCTGGCCGATACCTACGGACGACGCCCGACGCTGGGCCTGACCTCCGTGGCGATCATCGTCTACGGCTTGAGCTTCAAGTGGCTGCTCAACCCGGAGACGTTCACGATGGTCTCCCTGGGCATCTTCCTGTTCATCGGCATGATCCTGATGGGCTTCATCTTCGGGCCGATGTCCGCGATTTTGCCGGAGCTGTTCCCCTCCAACGTGCGTTATACCGGTTCGGGCATCGCTTACAACGTCTCCTCAATTCTGGGCGCGGCGATCGCCCCGTTCATCGCGACGGCGCTCAACGCCCAGTACGGCCCGAAGGCGGTGGGCTACTACCTGGTGGTCGTCACCGCGATCTCGTTGGTGGCCATCCTCAGCGCGCACGAGACCAAGGACCAGGAGATGCACGAGATCTAG
- a CDS encoding transcriptional regulator, with the protein MNAPAIDPVIHPLARLKICAALYSAGAVEKQTSRHEMRFSSLKDKADLSDSALSKQLATLEEHGYVTRFREYGSTRAKDTVWVTLTATGAEAFENHTAALREIAGG; encoded by the coding sequence ATGAACGCACCTGCTATCGACCCAGTCATTCACCCACTGGCGCGGCTGAAGATTTGTGCGGCGCTGTACAGCGCGGGAGCCGTCGAGAAGCAAACGTCCCGGCACGAGATGCGCTTCAGCTCCCTGAAAGATAAGGCGGACCTGTCTGATTCCGCCCTGTCGAAGCAGCTGGCCACGCTGGAGGAGCACGGCTACGTCACGCGTTTCCGCGAGTACGGCTCCACCCGCGCGAAGGACACGGTGTGGGTCACGCTCACTGCAACCGGTGCGGAGGCCTTTGAAAACCACACGGCCGCGTTGCGCGAGATCGCTGGCGGGTAG
- the cmrA gene encoding mycolate reductase (Catalyzes the final step in mycolic acid biosynthesis.), producing the protein MSFPAPAPGAFALITGASQGIGEAIARQLAAEGHNLILVARRQEVLQKLGDELSLAHGVDVEIFAGDLSKARDVDALIKHIANRTVSICVNSAGIASFGPFMAQDWEYETNQFNLNATAVFRITKAVLDQMVPRGEGALCNVGSAAGNLPIPNNATYVFTKAGVNQFTEALHYELKDSGVHVTLLAPGPVREAYIPEEEQSIVDKVVPDFLWTTYESCAADTINAMRKNRRRIVPGPLSKAMDVVSNYAPRGLLPPIMGKFYAQMGEE; encoded by the coding sequence ATGAGTTTTCCCGCACCTGCACCCGGCGCGTTCGCGCTGATCACCGGCGCGAGCCAAGGCATCGGCGAAGCCATCGCGCGCCAGCTCGCTGCCGAAGGCCACAACCTCATCCTTGTCGCGAGGCGCCAAGAGGTACTGCAAAAGCTTGGCGACGAGCTCTCGCTCGCCCACGGCGTCGATGTGGAAATCTTCGCCGGGGACCTGTCCAAGGCGCGCGACGTGGACGCGTTGATCAAGCACATTGCCAACCGCACGGTGTCGATCTGCGTGAACTCCGCAGGCATCGCCAGCTTCGGCCCGTTCATGGCCCAGGACTGGGAGTACGAGACGAACCAGTTCAACCTGAACGCCACGGCGGTGTTCCGCATCACCAAGGCGGTGCTGGACCAGATGGTGCCGCGCGGCGAGGGCGCGCTGTGCAACGTCGGCTCCGCTGCCGGCAACCTGCCCATCCCGAACAACGCCACCTACGTGTTCACCAAGGCCGGCGTGAACCAGTTCACCGAGGCGCTGCACTACGAGCTCAAGGACTCCGGCGTGCACGTGACACTGCTCGCGCCGGGCCCGGTGCGCGAGGCGTACATCCCAGAAGAAGAGCAGTCCATCGTGGACAAGGTCGTGCCGGATTTCTTGTGGACCACCTACGAGTCCTGCGCCGCCGACACGATCAACGCGATGCGCAAGAACCGCCGCCGCATCGTGCCCGGCCCGCTTTCCAAGGCCATGGACGTGGTGTCCAACTACGCCCCGCGCGGGTTGCTGCCGCCGATCATGGGCAAGTTTTACGCACAGATGGGAGAGGAATAG
- the orn gene encoding oligoribonuclease, which translates to MDIAAKDNRIVWVDLEMTGLDPSRHVIVEVAALVTDAELNIIDEGVDLVVHATDAELAEMDDFVTQMHSDNGLLDDIKASTVSIEEAEDAVLELVEKHCDPAHPAPLAGNSIATDRTFIKAQMPRLDAALHYRMIDVSTVKELSRRWFPKAYFNQPAKGMAHRALADIVESIRELDYYRRAVFVPAPGPDTEAAVDAAAGATDAYQPFL; encoded by the coding sequence ATGGACATCGCCGCCAAAGACAACCGCATCGTCTGGGTGGATCTGGAGATGACGGGACTGGATCCTTCCCGCCACGTCATCGTGGAGGTCGCTGCCCTGGTCACGGACGCTGAGCTGAACATTATCGACGAAGGCGTGGACCTGGTCGTGCACGCCACCGACGCCGAGCTCGCCGAAATGGACGACTTTGTCACCCAGATGCACTCCGACAACGGGCTGCTGGACGACATCAAGGCCTCCACGGTCAGCATCGAGGAGGCGGAGGATGCGGTGCTCGAGCTCGTGGAGAAGCATTGCGATCCTGCCCACCCCGCGCCGCTCGCCGGCAACTCGATCGCCACCGACCGCACGTTCATCAAGGCGCAGATGCCGCGCCTCGACGCCGCGCTGCACTACCGCATGATCGACGTGTCCACGGTCAAGGAGCTGTCGCGCCGCTGGTTCCCCAAGGCGTACTTCAACCAGCCGGCGAAAGGTATGGCGCACCGCGCGCTGGCGGACATCGTGGAGTCCATCCGCGAGCTGGATTACTACCGACGCGCGGTGTTCGTGCCCGCCCCCGGGCCGGATACGGAGGCCGCCGTTGATGCGGCCGCAGGCGCAACCGACGCCTACCAGCCGTTTTTGTGA
- a CDS encoding tyrosine-type recombinase/integrase, with protein sequence MQPKKGGARQSTINAHARVTRLTLLQAVTGLRISEANRLRWAHVEDNGENIIINATKDIVKGRKGKEKGRYIPILREDVAEYLRTHREDEAHYVVGSPTTTARPWDATNADDKVPELYKQIADETGVEILRDLRSHSWRATLHGVYADVMDARTRADIFGHTEQIADEYYNDRANVEALIRATAQARTFVDTPR encoded by the coding sequence GTGCAGCCGAAGAAAGGCGGGGCGCGGCAGTCAACAATCAACGCGCACGCCCGAGTTACGCGGCTGACGCTGCTACAGGCGGTAACAGGACTGCGCATCTCCGAAGCCAACCGCCTGCGCTGGGCACACGTCGAGGACAACGGCGAGAACATCATCATCAACGCGACCAAGGACATCGTCAAAGGTCGCAAGGGCAAGGAAAAGGGCCGCTACATACCAATTCTGCGTGAAGACGTAGCGGAATACCTGCGTACACACCGCGAGGACGAGGCGCACTACGTCGTAGGCTCACCGACGACGACGGCGAGGCCATGGGACGCGACCAACGCCGACGACAAAGTACCCGAGCTATACAAACAAATCGCCGACGAGACGGGTGTCGAGATTCTTCGCGACCTTCGCAGCCACTCATGGCGCGCCACACTGCACGGCGTGTACGCCGACGTGATGGACGCGAGGACACGGGCAGACATCTTCGGCCACACCGAGCAGATCGCAGACGAGTACTACAACGACCGCGCCAACGTCGAAGCACTCATTCGAGCGACCGCGCAAGCACGTACTTTCGTAGACACACCAAGGTAG
- a CDS encoding LysR family transcriptional regulator, whose translation MYPKLPAITDLEALLAVSRAGSISRAARDMGMNQQTLSTRVSRAEQVLGVTVFERSPYGIKATKSGEVVLEAVPALLTACADFAHNVEQARADNLARHLTVAVSNTVAEIHYPVWAAAFRDAHPKVKLTMVHGNSQDVRELVATGIAGLGIVEGGTPRHDLIETVLCSDELVLAVPAHHLWANRESVSREELRATPLIVREPGSGTRRVIEEELGELADPAGEFGSLSAQRAGMIALGAPAIIPRSAVLDQVALGAAAIVATEVAFERSISAVVRRGATVPKDATAFTRLAKSFGALS comes from the coding sequence ATGTACCCAAAACTACCTGCGATAACAGATCTTGAGGCGCTCCTCGCTGTATCGCGCGCGGGATCCATCTCCCGCGCCGCTAGGGACATGGGAATGAACCAGCAGACACTGTCAACTAGGGTCTCTCGCGCTGAGCAGGTGCTTGGAGTCACCGTTTTCGAGCGCTCCCCATATGGGATCAAGGCCACCAAGAGTGGCGAGGTGGTACTCGAGGCGGTACCTGCACTGCTGACAGCGTGCGCTGATTTTGCTCACAATGTTGAGCAGGCACGCGCTGACAACCTCGCACGACACCTGACTGTGGCCGTGTCCAACACAGTGGCGGAGATCCACTACCCGGTATGGGCAGCCGCGTTTCGTGATGCGCATCCCAAGGTCAAACTCACTATGGTCCATGGGAATTCCCAAGACGTTCGCGAACTCGTTGCTACCGGTATCGCTGGGCTTGGGATCGTAGAGGGTGGTACGCCCCGACATGATCTCATCGAGACGGTGCTGTGCTCAGACGAGCTAGTGCTTGCGGTCCCCGCGCATCACCTGTGGGCCAACAGAGAGTCGGTGAGCAGAGAAGAATTGCGCGCAACCCCACTCATAGTTCGAGAACCGGGGTCAGGAACGCGCCGGGTGATCGAAGAGGAGTTGGGAGAACTCGCCGACCCAGCCGGCGAGTTCGGCTCTTTGTCTGCGCAACGCGCGGGGATGATCGCCCTCGGAGCACCCGCGATCATTCCCCGGAGCGCCGTGCTGGATCAGGTTGCTTTGGGGGCGGCGGCGATCGTAGCCACAGAAGTCGCGTTCGAGCGCAGCATCTCCGCAGTCGTCCGCCGCGGTGCGACGGTGCCCAAAGACGCGACAGCGTTTACCCGGCTTGCCAAATCTTTCGGAGCGCTCAGTTAA
- a CDS encoding L,D-transpeptidase — MVRRVVRACALVAAAATLTSCTIGDTGRLEPAAHTSDASLVEKTTEKASPRPPKVNVANGETGVAPLDPITVTAAAGLSSVTMTNEDGKEVEGEFGDDKSEWSVTEPLGYGRTYTVEARDKEGQKVVSSFTTLTPDATVNSYIGPLDGATVGVAQAVTIRFDSPIQDTKAMEEHIDVETSNDTDGAFFWLDPYEVRWRPKDYWEPGTEVSVKVDIYGEKLGKGLYGGGDNETNFTIGDKVEAVVDNADKMLRVYSGDELVKEFPISLGTDGQYDTPNGVYVVGDEHEKLTMDSRTFGLALDAGGYVTSVDYATQLSYSGIYVHSAPWALGAMGSYNQSHGCINASYDNAQWFQNFVKRGDPVVVKNTAGGTLTPYDGLGYWNLDWEQRSGGTGEPLYE; from the coding sequence GTGGTCCGTCGAGTGGTACGCGCCTGTGCGCTGGTAGCTGCAGCGGCGACGCTGACGTCGTGCACCATCGGGGACACCGGCAGGCTGGAGCCGGCCGCGCACACCTCTGACGCCTCGCTGGTGGAAAAGACCACCGAGAAGGCCTCGCCGCGGCCACCCAAAGTCAATGTGGCAAACGGGGAGACCGGAGTCGCGCCCCTGGATCCGATTACGGTGACCGCCGCTGCCGGGTTGTCCTCGGTGACCATGACCAACGAGGACGGCAAAGAGGTCGAGGGCGAATTTGGCGACGACAAGTCCGAGTGGTCCGTCACCGAGCCTCTCGGCTACGGCCGCACCTACACCGTGGAAGCGCGGGACAAGGAAGGCCAGAAGGTGGTCTCTTCGTTTACCACGCTGACCCCGGACGCGACGGTGAATTCCTACATCGGCCCGCTGGACGGCGCGACTGTCGGCGTGGCGCAGGCCGTGACCATCCGCTTCGACAGCCCTATCCAAGACACCAAGGCGATGGAGGAGCACATCGATGTGGAGACCTCCAACGACACCGATGGTGCGTTCTTCTGGCTGGACCCCTACGAGGTGCGCTGGCGCCCCAAGGACTACTGGGAGCCCGGCACCGAAGTCAGCGTGAAGGTGGACATCTACGGCGAGAAGCTCGGCAAGGGCCTCTACGGCGGCGGGGACAACGAGACCAACTTCACCATCGGCGACAAGGTGGAGGCCGTGGTCGACAACGCCGACAAGATGCTGCGCGTGTACTCGGGCGACGAACTGGTCAAGGAGTTCCCGATTTCGCTGGGCACCGACGGCCAGTACGACACCCCCAACGGTGTGTATGTGGTCGGCGACGAGCACGAGAAGCTGACCATGGACTCGCGCACCTTCGGCCTAGCGCTGGACGCTGGCGGCTACGTCACGTCGGTGGACTACGCCACGCAGCTGTCCTACTCCGGCATCTACGTGCACTCCGCCCCGTGGGCGCTCGGCGCGATGGGCAGCTACAACCAGTCGCACGGCTGCATCAACGCCTCCTACGACAACGCGCAGTGGTTCCAGAATTTTGTGAAGCGTGGCGACCCGGTGGTGGTGAAGAACACCGCCGGGGGCACGCTCACGCCTTACGACGGCCTGGGCTACTGGAACCTCGATTGGGAGCAGCGCTCCGGCGGTACTGGGGAGCCGCTGTACGAGTAG
- a CDS encoding isochorismatase family protein — protein MKTALVIVDVQNDFCPGGALATARGDEVASKIAELISTADCRTHEYDCIVATQDWHIDPGAHFSEEPDFVDSWPPHCVAESYGAQLRGPVKTDLIDQFFKKGHFTAAYSGFEGVNGNDELLADWLRAQGVSHLDICGIATDHCVRATVLDALKEGFKVRVLRGMCSPVDDKRGADALQEMIDAGAELV, from the coding sequence ATGAAGACAGCATTAGTGATCGTGGACGTGCAGAACGACTTCTGCCCCGGCGGTGCCCTGGCCACCGCGCGCGGCGACGAGGTGGCGTCCAAAATCGCCGAACTGATCTCCACCGCGGACTGTCGCACCCACGAGTACGACTGCATCGTGGCCACCCAGGACTGGCACATCGACCCGGGCGCGCACTTCTCAGAGGAACCCGACTTCGTGGATTCGTGGCCGCCGCACTGCGTGGCCGAATCCTACGGCGCGCAGCTTCGCGGGCCAGTGAAGACCGATCTGATCGACCAGTTCTTCAAGAAGGGCCATTTCACCGCCGCCTACTCCGGCTTCGAGGGCGTCAACGGCAACGACGAGCTGCTGGCGGACTGGCTGCGCGCGCAGGGTGTCTCCCACCTGGATATCTGCGGCATCGCCACCGACCACTGCGTGCGCGCGACCGTCCTGGACGCGCTCAAGGAAGGCTTCAAGGTGAGGGTGCTGCGGGGCATGTGCTCGCCTGTCGACGATAAACGCGGCGCCGACGCCCTCCAGGAAATGATCGACGCCGGCGCGGAACTGGTTTAG
- a CDS encoding DUF305 domain-containing protein, whose product MTNEYAQPAHDPELEEMRPSKKPLWIAVAVIAALALTLTFAGPSLRAAFTPETSTSADGEAGYNDTDVHFLGMMVPHHQQAIDMSDVLLDSDVDDAEVRDLAQRIKDGQERENEQMRAWADEWGIDKDMEHHSTHIANGMFPPEQLEQFEALRGDELRTAFLEMMHFHHNHVIKMTQDEVDRGGYEPLREMAKEMIEVQTAEMSEMEELLGYTP is encoded by the coding sequence ATGACGAATGAATACGCGCAGCCTGCGCACGATCCGGAACTCGAAGAGATGCGCCCCAGTAAGAAACCGCTGTGGATCGCGGTTGCAGTGATTGCGGCGCTGGCGTTGACGCTCACGTTCGCGGGGCCGTCGCTACGCGCCGCGTTTACGCCCGAGACTTCCACCTCCGCGGACGGGGAGGCGGGCTACAACGACACCGACGTCCACTTCCTGGGCATGATGGTGCCGCACCACCAGCAGGCGATCGACATGTCGGACGTGCTGTTGGACTCGGACGTGGATGACGCCGAGGTCCGCGACCTCGCCCAGCGCATCAAGGACGGGCAGGAGCGCGAGAACGAGCAGATGCGCGCCTGGGCGGACGAGTGGGGCATTGACAAGGACATGGAGCACCACTCCACCCACATCGCCAACGGCATGTTCCCCCCGGAGCAGCTCGAGCAGTTCGAGGCGCTGCGTGGCGACGAGCTGCGCACCGCGTTTCTAGAGATGATGCACTTCCACCACAACCACGTGATCAAGATGACGCAGGACGAGGTGGACCGCGGCGGGTACGAGCCGCTGCGGGAGATGGCAAAGGAAATGATCGAGGTGCAAACCGCCGAGATGAGCGAGATGGAAGAGCTGCTCGGCTACACGCCGTAA
- a CDS encoding class F sortase gives MSTSISSSTPEPDRPESGRGKHRLEDRNDERLDDDAMPQRRRWWPIVAIIAIALVLLQLAIFAFRNDSDEPADTDAASEAPVGESVVPSEGGASAGAPEDEPDEQTPVPTDGGYVDPEGEQEVQYEAAPGQFQGIEGMALNVGGDIAAVDPVQLTEAGALIPPSDVSRLGWYSASAVPGAEGAAGSSVITGHINYQGQGTGYAARFANMAVGEEFDVLIDGTPRTFRVTQAPYRLPKGSDFPPEVNDATGPNRLVLITCGGQFVGGALGYADNIITIAEPVAPPAPPAV, from the coding sequence ATGTCCACCTCCATCTCCAGCAGCACCCCTGAGCCGGACCGCCCCGAATCAGGCCGCGGAAAGCACCGGCTCGAAGACCGGAACGACGAAAGGCTCGACGACGACGCGATGCCGCAGCGCCGTCGCTGGTGGCCGATCGTGGCCATCATCGCGATCGCGCTCGTGCTACTGCAGCTCGCGATCTTCGCGTTCCGCAACGACTCCGACGAGCCTGCGGACACCGACGCCGCCAGTGAGGCGCCGGTGGGGGAGAGTGTCGTGCCGTCGGAAGGCGGCGCCTCCGCGGGTGCGCCGGAGGATGAGCCGGACGAGCAGACCCCTGTGCCCACAGACGGCGGCTACGTCGACCCTGAGGGCGAGCAGGAGGTGCAGTACGAGGCCGCTCCGGGCCAGTTCCAAGGCATCGAGGGGATGGCGTTGAACGTCGGCGGCGACATCGCCGCGGTGGACCCGGTGCAGTTGACCGAAGCTGGCGCGCTGATCCCGCCGTCGGACGTGTCGCGCCTGGGCTGGTACTCCGCTTCCGCCGTGCCGGGCGCCGAGGGCGCCGCCGGGTCGTCGGTGATTACCGGCCACATCAACTACCAGGGCCAGGGCACCGGTTACGCCGCCCGCTTCGCCAACATGGCGGTGGGCGAGGAGTTCGACGTGCTCATCGACGGTACGCCGCGCACCTTCCGCGTCACTCAGGCGCCGTACCGCTTGCCGAAGGGCTCTGACTTCCCGCCCGAGGTCAACGACGCAACCGGCCCGAACCGGCTGGTGCTGATCACCTGCGGCGGCCAGTTCGTCGGCGGGGCGCTGGGCTACGCCGACAACATCATCACCATCGCCGAGCCGGTCGCGCCGCCCGCGCCGCCGGCGGTCTAG
- a CDS encoding DUF3618 domain-containing protein, whose amino-acid sequence MARDIHDIERDLERTRNQLASTLDELADRTNPKTLAGSAKSEAANWLQDPTVQKVIGGVVAGIAALISIKAYNGRKRKSELKELQKLLANR is encoded by the coding sequence ATGGCACGTGACATCCACGACATCGAACGCGACCTCGAGCGCACCCGCAACCAGCTCGCCAGCACCCTGGACGAGCTCGCGGACCGTACCAACCCGAAGACCCTGGCCGGCAGCGCGAAGTCCGAGGCCGCCAACTGGCTGCAGGATCCCACTGTGCAGAAGGTCATCGGCGGCGTTGTTGCCGGTATCGCAGCCCTGATCAGCATCAAGGCGTACAACGGCCGCAAGCGCAAGAGCGAGCTCAAGGAGCTGCAGAAGCTCCTGGCCAACCGCTAA
- the bcp gene encoding thioredoxin-dependent thiol peroxidase, whose protein sequence is MTDSIRLDKGDTAPDFALSNDRGETVSLKDFAGSRVIVYFYPRANTPGCTTEACDFTENFSQFDNAGVKVLGISPDKPEALAKFRADHDLAVELLSDPSKETLEAYGAFGEKNNYGKVVQGVIRSTFLVSVDDAGKGTIETAQYNVKATGHVGRILRDWNI, encoded by the coding sequence ATGACTGACTCCATCCGCCTAGACAAGGGCGATACCGCCCCCGATTTTGCACTGTCCAACGACCGTGGCGAGACCGTGTCCTTGAAGGACTTCGCGGGCTCGCGTGTGATCGTGTACTTCTACCCGCGCGCTAACACCCCGGGCTGCACCACCGAAGCATGCGATTTCACCGAGAACTTCAGCCAGTTCGATAACGCCGGCGTGAAGGTCCTCGGCATCAGCCCGGACAAGCCGGAGGCGCTGGCGAAGTTCCGCGCGGACCACGACCTCGCAGTGGAGCTGCTGTCCGACCCGTCCAAGGAGACCCTGGAGGCCTACGGCGCGTTCGGCGAGAAGAACAACTACGGCAAGGTGGTTCAGGGCGTGATCCGATCCACCTTCCTGGTGTCCGTGGACGACGCCGGCAAGGGCACCATCGAGACGGCCCAGTACAACGTGAAGGCCACCGGCCACGTGGGCCGCATCCTGCGCGACTGGAACATTTAA